The genomic segment GTTCCCTGTTTTACTTTAACTATCCGAATTCATTAAAGTGCGGTTATTTTTTTGCAAGTTTTAGGAATAACCGTATTTCACATCAAAATCTAGAGGACAAGAAAATGGCTGAAATCACAGCATCATTAGTAAAAGAACTTCGTGAACGTACTGGCGCGGGTATGATGGAATGTAAAAAAGCGTTAGTGGAAGCGAACGGTGATATTGAATTAGCAATCGACAATATGCGTAAATCTGGTCAAGCAAAAGCGGCTAAAAAAGCGGGTCGTGTTGCTGCTGAAGGTGTTATCCTTGCTCGTATTGGCGCAGGTTTCGGTGTGTTAGTTGAAATGAACTGTGAAACTGACTTCGTTGCAAAAGATGCAGGTTTCTTAGGTTTAGCAAATGAAGTGGCAGATTATGCATTAGCAAATAAAGGCGTGAAAATTGATGCTTTAGCTGCACACTTTGAAGAAAAACGTGCTGCTTTAGTGGCTAAAATCGGTGAAAACATGACAATCCGTCGTGTTCAATACTTAGATGGTCAAGTTATCGCACAATATTTACATGGCGCAAAAATCGGTGTATTAGTTGCTGGTCAAGGTTCAGAAGATGAACTTAAAAAAGTGGCAATGCACGTAGCAGCAAGCAAACCTGAATTCGTAAATCCAGAAGATGTATCTGCTGAAGTTGTAGCTCATGAACGTCAAATCCAAATCGACATCGCTATCAACTCTGGAAAACCAAAAGAAATCGCAGAGAAAATGGTTGAAGGTCGTATGAAGAAATTCACTGGTGAAGTTTCATTGACAGGTCAAGCATTCGTTATGGATCCTTCAGTAACTGTAGGCGAGTACCTAAAATCAGTCAATACATCAGTATCTAACTTCATTCGTTTAGAAGTTGGTGAAGGTATTGAAAAAGTAGAAGAAGATTTTGCAGCAGAAGTAGCTAAAATCACTGGTGGTAACGCTTAATTTTTCATTTTATGAAGAATTACTGGGACAGGCTTTATGCCTGTCCTTTTGTTTTTTATGCAATATTTTCCTTAAGTTAAATAAAGTCTCAATTTTGTTGTCTAAGTAAAGGCAAATGTGCGGTCAGAAATCTAGGAGTTTTAAGCGAAATGAATAAAATTATTGCGATGTTAATGAGTACCCCAAAAGCAAAATTAATTAAAATTGCGATTATTTTAATTTACCTTTTTAGCCCAATCGACATTTTGCCTGAATCGGTACTAGGACCTTTAGGACTAGCTGATGATGCAGCAGCGATTGCGTTATTAATTCGTACGATTATGAAAAAATAAGGGGCTGTCCTAGATAACTAGAACAAATACTCCCTAACTAATTGTTTTAAAATAGAAATTTGAGTTTTTAAATCACTGTGATTAAAACGCCATTCGCATTCCTTTAAATAGAGTTCAAAATGTTCTTTAGGAATACCATTAAACTTGCGTAAATGACGTTTTGCTTGACTCCCAAAATTCTCAATTCCGTTAATATGATTTTGTTTTTCTGCAAAATGCGTGCTGTGATTGATACGAAAATGACTAAATTCGCTCACATCTAACACATCATAACTTCTATAGAAATCAGTGTAAACAATGCTATCAGGCTTTACTTGCTCACGAATAATAGGCAATAACGTTGCAGATTGTGTATTTGGCACAGCAACGGTATAAACTCTGCCATTTCGCTTGAGAAGCCCAAATACCGCAATTTTACCTGCGGCCCCACGACCTCGTTTACCTTTGCGCTGTCCACCAAAGTAGCTTTCATCAGTTTCAATTTCGCCTTCAAACATCTCTAGATGTAGACTATTTTGATAAATGAGCAATCGTAACCGATGAAAGTAAAACGCTGCCGTAGTTTTATTTACATTAACTAACTCAGCAGCCGTTCGAGCGGTGACGCCTGCAACGAAAAGTTCAATGAGTTTGGTTTGTTTGTACTGACTTAGACGACTTTTTCTCATTCAGATATTTTATCCTAAATGGGATTTTTGGTCAGTTATCTAGGACAGCCCCAAAAATAATGCTCGAATTTTATATTTTTTAGCATTATTTACGCCTTACAAAAAGACATCGTTATTTTTGTCCCTGTTTTATCTGAAATAATGCTGACTTCGCCATTGTGGGCATTAACAATAGATTTGGTAATCGCAAGCCCTAAACCTGTGCCATTGTCTTTGGCTGATTGTCGGGTTCGCGACTTTTCAACGCGATAAAAACGATTAAATAAATGTGGTAAATCTTCAGCTGGAATAGTCTCACCTTGATTGTAAACAGATAGAATAAGTTGTTGTTCTTGCTCTTGAATTTCTACCACAATATCACTTTGGCGATTGGCATATTGTAATGCATTTGAGAGTAGGTTACTGATTGCACGGCGTAGCATTAAGGCATTACCGTATAATTCGCCTGAACCTTTTAAAAGCAATTTAACCTGTTTTTCTTCTGCAACAAATTCAAAAAAAGCAAAAAGAGCGGTAATTTCTTGAGAAAGATTAACTAATTGTTTTTCTTTAATATATTGTCCATTTTCATTTTTTGCGAGAAATAGCATATCGGAAATAGTACGAGCAAGTCGTTCTAGTTCTTCGGCATTAGAAGAAAGAATATCAATATATTGCTTGTTTTCTCGTTTTTGACTTAATGTAACTTGCGTTTGGGTCAGCATATTATTAATGGGTGTACGGAATTCGTGGGCTAAATCAGATGAAAATGCGGATAAACGTTGAAATTCATCATTTAACTTTGCCAACATTTGATTAATACCTTCTACAACGGATTGTAATTCTATGGGAATATCTGTGAGTTCTAATCGAAGATTTAATTTTTCGCCCGTGATTTTATTGGCTAATGCTTGTACTTTTTGGAGTGGTTTAAGTGTACTCCTGACGCTTAAATATCCTAAAATTGAGCCTATTCCACTTAAAATGAGTACAAAAATAACAAAACTGATTTTGATATTTTGCATAAAAAGAAGATGATGTCCTGTCGATGAAAATAAGATACCTCGTAAGGCAATTTTATCTAATGTAGTGACTGTAAATGCGACACCACGCAGCGTATGTGCGTCATTTTTCCATTCTAATAGCATTGAAATATCTTGAGTTTGCTGAATATCTTTTTGAATATTGGCGGGAATTGATGAGGCATTTTTTGAGTGAGAAAATTCAGCTTGATTATAGTAAATGACTAAATCCGATGTTGAAGTATAGCGAGCTATTTGTTTATTTAAAACTGTCATTAGTTCATCAGCAGTTGTATAACTAATTTCTTGTTGAATTAACTGTAGAAGATCAGACTTGATCTGACAAATCATTATAAAAATGAGAGTTTCCCGTTTAGAATATGAGTGTCTAAAATTAAATCTAAACAAAAAAGGAAACTCTCATGTTTTATTCTAACAATCCGCTCATTAAACACAAGACCGGTTTACTCAATTTAGCAGAAGAACTCGGAAACATTTCTCAAGCTTGCAAAGCGATGGGGATGAGCCGAGATACATTCTATCGCTATCAACAAGCCGTAGAGCAAGGCGGTGTTGAAGCATTACTTAATCAAACTCGTCGGGTACCGAATATCAAAAATAGAGTAGACGAGCACATTGAGCAAGCTGTTGTAAAATTTGCCCTAGATTTTCCAGCTTACGGACAAGTTCGAGTGAGTAACGAACTTCGCAAGCAAGGTGTTTTTGTTTCAGCCGGTGGTGTTCGTTCCATTTGGCTACGTCATAATCTTGCTAACTTTAAACAGCGTTTAAATGCACTAGAGAAAGAAGTAGCTGAGAAAGGCATTATTCTAAATGAAAGTCAAATTCAAGCCTTGGAACGTAAGAAAGAGGATGATATATCGAGTGAAGAAATTGAAACCGCTCATCCGGGCTATTTAGGTTCACAAGATACCTTTTATGTAGGTAATTTAAAAGGTGTTGGACGCATTTATCAGCAAACATTTGTTGATACTTATAGCAAGGTTGCTTTTGCAAAGCTCTACACAATGAAAACCGCAATTGCCGCTGCAGATATGCTCAATGATAAAGTCCTGCCGTTCTTTGAAGCCCAAGGATTACCGATGTTGCGTATTCTCACCGACCGTGGTAGTGAATATTGTGGCAAGGTGGAAAATCATGATTATGAGCTTTATTTAGCGATAAATGACATAGAGCATACTAAAACGAAAGTGAAGCATCCACAGACGAATGGTATCTGTGAACGTTTTCATAAGACTATCTTACAAGAATTTTACCAAGTCGCATTTAGGAAGAAAATATATACGGATTTAGCGACATTACAAGCTGATTTAGATGAGTGGTTAATGTATTATAATCACCATCGAACACATCAAGGAAAAATGTGCTGTGGCAGAACACCGATGGCAACATTACTTGATGGAAAAGGGATTTGGGCAGAAAAGAATTTAAGCTCAAATTAATCTGACAGACACGGTAATTCTAAACGGGGACTGTCAGATTAGGTTTGATCTTCTACATTTAATCACAGTGATTTAAAAACTCAA from the [Actinobacillus] rossii genome contains:
- the tsf gene encoding elongation factor Ts yields the protein MAEITASLVKELRERTGAGMMECKKALVEANGDIELAIDNMRKSGQAKAAKKAGRVAAEGVILARIGAGFGVLVEMNCETDFVAKDAGFLGLANEVADYALANKGVKIDALAAHFEEKRAALVAKIGENMTIRRVQYLDGQVIAQYLHGAKIGVLVAGQGSEDELKKVAMHVAASKPEFVNPEDVSAEVVAHERQIQIDIAINSGKPKEIAEKMVEGRMKKFTGEVSLTGQAFVMDPSVTVGEYLKSVNTSVSNFIRLEVGEGIEKVEEDFAAEVAKITGGNA
- a CDS encoding Uncharacterized conserved protein, with translation MNKIIAMLMSTPKAKLIKIAIILIYLFSPIDILPESVLGPLGLADDAAAIALLIRTIMKK
- a CDS encoding Transposase and inactivated derivatives, whose amino-acid sequence is MRKSRLSQYKQTKLIELFVAGVTARTAAELVNVNKTTAAFYFHRLRLLIYQNSLHLEMFEGEIETDESYFGGQRKGKRGRGAAGKIAVFGLLKRNGRVYTVAVPNTQSATLLPIIREQVKPDSIVYTDFYRSYDVLDVSEFSHFRINHSTHFAEKQNHINGIENFGSQAKRHLRKFNGIPKEHFELYLKECEWRFNHSDLKTQISILKQLVREYLF
- the cusS gene encoding two-component sensor protein is translated as MICQIKSDLLQLIQQEISYTTADELMTVLNKQIARYTSTSDLVIYYNQAEFSHSKNASSIPANIQKDIQQTQDISMLLEWKNDAHTLRGVAFTVTTLDKIALRGILFSSTGHHLLFMQNIKISFVIFVLILSGIGSILGYLSVRSTLKPLQKVQALANKITGEKLNLRLELTDIPIELQSVVEGINQMLAKLNDEFQRLSAFSSDLAHEFRTPINNMLTQTQVTLSQKRENKQYIDILSSNAEELERLARTISDMLFLAKNENGQYIKEKQLVNLSQEITALFAFFEFVAEEKQVKLLLKGSGELYGNALMLRRAISNLLSNALQYANRQSDIVVEIQEQEQQLILSVYNQGETIPAEDLPHLFNRFYRVEKSRTRQSAKDNGTGLGLAITKSIVNAHNGEVSIISDKTGTKITMSFCKA
- a CDS encoding transposase; translation: MFYSNNPLIKHKTGLLNLAEELGNISQACKAMGMSRDTFYRYQQAVEQGGVEALLNQTRRVPNIKNRVDEHIEQAVVKFALDFPAYGQVRVSNELRKQGVFVSAGGVRSIWLRHNLANFKQRLNALEKEVAEKGIILNESQIQALERKKEDDISSEEIETAHPGYLGSQDTFYVGNLKGVGRIYQQTFVDTYSKVAFAKLYTMKTAIAAADMLNDKVLPFFEAQGLPMLRILTDRGSEYCGKVENHDYELYLAINDIEHTKTKVKHPQTNGICERFHKTILQEFYQVAFRKKIYTDLATLQADLDEWLMYYNHHRTHQGKMCCGRTPMATLLDGKGIWAEKNLSSN